Proteins encoded in a region of the Dasypus novemcinctus isolate mDasNov1 chromosome 24, mDasNov1.1.hap2, whole genome shotgun sequence genome:
- the LOC101418460 gene encoding ral guanine nucleotide dissociation stimulator-like: MRESLLAGPPRAAGSFLEDAGELEEKRQGRPLPRERGGSPGGRPTSWRRSCEDQLVAELQKLQARCCYDCLVPDGRFRAWFEAVEQHGQKDSLLLSPEWEPPLEAASESFQAQQPPEGSEPCSGDRQGPDSESSGSSSAARSSVQLQGGPDLSGAGAADSPHPHVAGSSGSAVEIHLDHVLEAQDSQEAKPGQPTCASSLNGSTIPSALGGMSSTSSIQARATRTSRKRLDSRMRYKRRVGDHCFVRVALAKDSGHKVQSILVTDQDRAAAVIRKALEEHELAGEQPADYQLVQIISGDGTLQIPDDANVFYAMAPSPKYRFLLLRKTTPLDAEVKERALSALRGSRQKGPRFRKWKL, translated from the exons atgAGAGAGAGCCTCCTGGCAGGGCCCCCCCGGGCTGCAGGCAGCTTCCTGGAAGACGCTGGGGAGTTGGAGGAGAAAAGACAGGGCCGACCCCTCCCTCGGGAGCGTGGGGGTTCGCCTGGTGGAAGGccgacttcctggaggaggagctgt GAAGACCAGCTGGTGGCTGAGCTGCAGAAGCTGCAGGCGCGCTGCTGCTACGACTGCCTTGTGCCCGACGGGCGCTTCAGGGCCTGGTTTGAGGCCGTGGAGCAGCATGGCCAGAAGGACAG CCTCCTCCTGTCTCCTGAGTGGGAGCCGCCCCTCGAGGCGGCCAGTGAGAGCTTCCAGGCCCAACAGCCCCCGGAAGGCAGCGAGCCTTGCAGCGGAGA CCGCCAGGGCCCCGACTCTGAGTCCAGTGGCAGCAGCAGCGCCGCCCGCTCCAGCGTCCAGCTCCAGGGCGGCCCTGACCTCAGCGGCGCGGGTGCCGCGGATTCTCCTCACCCGCACGTGGCCGGCTCCTCCGGCTCTGCGGTGGAAATCCACCTGGACCACGTCCTGGAAGCCCAGGACAGCCAGGAAGCGAAG CCGGGGCAGCCGACCTGCGCATCATCTCTGAACGGCTCCACCATCCCGTCAGCATTGGGAGGAATGTCCTCTACCTCCTCCATCCAAGCCAGGGCCACCCGGACCAGCCGAAAGCGCCTTGACTCGCGGATGCGCTACAAACGGCGCGTGGGCGACCACTGCTTCGTCCGTGTCGCCCTGGCCAAGGACAGCGGCCACAAGGTCCAGAGCATCCTG GTGACCGACCAAGACAGGGCTGCAGCCGTGATCcgcaaggccctggaagagcaCGAGCTGGCTGGGGAGCAGCCCGCGGACTACCAGCTGGTGCAGATCATCTCAGGAGATGGCA cgCTGCAGATCCCGGACGACGCCAACGTGTTTTACGCTATGGCGCCCTCGCCCAAGTATCGGTTTCTTCTCCTGAGGAAGACCACGCCCCTGGATGCCGAGGTCAAGGAGAGAGCTCTCTCAGCCCTTCGGGGGAGTCGGCAGAAGGGACCCAGGTTCCGAAAGTGGAAACTGTAA
- the LOC131275846 gene encoding ral guanine nucleotide dissociation stimulator-like → MLELLQPLPNLDVRGGSGRDPVQSWTTRGHDGGDKDEAHLGSSDLLLGLCFGAFSCEIVLVRQIHGSGRVSGGGGCGQSLGLVGEGKRRLQEMTRQGDARESNMFPCCVAQPRGSSLNPSGNESHCHRFRHWLRPQPRSRCPSAPRRHPESSTQVVGEELEEGLVYTVSLRKVMVHPGPGQGRRWFQRKNEGALAREEIRTVRTVKAGRWEALAEHLVPALQEGDLGYVRTFLGTYRVFASTEQVLEWLFHRYGGDLGGKGEPPGCLDVKSTLCALLGTWMDQYWEDFLQPPDSPCLQLLAAHVQEHLPGSGPQCRVELLLARMRHPEPTEAEPEAPLSAPETPMPPVRPPVPVPPPAADTGPEPESAPSPPRLPAGEVAPAPAVQIEPDAFHAVAPAPELQVAPAPPQLAPAEMGPVPSLEHDHPTWSAGAAAQEPRAAAAASGAGAAEPGASPAPPASPPLHRSALPALEGEPAPPAAEAPACELEEASGPPALPPVEGAPVPPTEAEPAPSAGAAPSAPAVGEGEAVPPPPPVPPAQVAPVPTLQLQPVQAPSGAAAIEGEEGLAAAPEPRPELSSAAGQAAPPQPSCPWPGPCGDSLREQKPELLAFPPELVAEQLSLMDAELFKKVVPHHCLGSIWSKRHQKGKEHVAPTVRAVLSQFNRVANCVMATCLGDPSMKAADKARVVEHWIEVARECQTLRNFSSGHAILSTLERHMIGCQRKTWGEVSRDSFRLFQTLSRIVSAEINASQRSELISQVKSRRGARAQEGGL, encoded by the exons ACGACGGTGGTGACAAGGACGAGGCCCATTTAGGAAGCAGTGACCTGCTGCTGGGCCTCTGCTTTGGGGCATTTTCCTGTGAAATC gtcttggttcgacaGATCCACGGGTCGGGTCGGGTCAGTGGAGGAGGGGGGTGCGGACAGAGTCTGGGTTTGGTCGGGGAGGGCAAGCGCCGCCTACAGGAGATGACCCGGCAAG gagacgCTCGAGAGAGCAACATGTTCCCCTGCTGCGTTGCGCAACCCCGAGGCTCCAGCCTCAACCCAAGCGGGAATGAATCCCATTGCCATCGCTTCCGACATTGGCTCCGGCCTCAGCCACGGAGCCGCTGTCCATCGGCACCCAGGAGGCACCCAGAG AGCTCCACGCAGGTGGTCggcgaggagctggaggaggggctggtcTACACCGTCTCTCTGAGGAAGGTGATGGTCCATCCGGGCCCCGGCCAAGGCCGGCGCTGGTTCCAG AGGAAGAACGAGGGGGCCCTCGCGAGGGAGGAGATCCGCACCGTGCGCACGGTCAAGGCCGGCCGCTGGGAGGCCCTGGCGGAGCACCTGGTGCCCGCCTTGCAGGAGGGCGACCTCGGCTACGTCCGCACCTTCCTGGGGACCTACCGCGTGTTCGCCTCCACCGAGCAGGTCCTGGAATGGCTGTTCCACCG GTATGGAGGTGACCTCGGTGGGAAGGGTGAGCCTCCTGGATGCCTTGATGTGAAAAG caccctctGCGCCCTGCTGGGCACCTGGATGGACCAGTACTGGGAGGACTTCCTGCAGCCTCCggactctccctgcctccagctgctGGCGGCCCATGTCCAGGAGCACCTGCCGGGCTCTGGCCCGCAGTGCCGTGTGGAGCTTCTGCTTGCCCGGATGAGACACCCGGAGCCCACGGAGGCAGAGCCGGAGG CTCCTTTGTCAGCTCCAGAGACACCAATGCCTCCAGTGCGACCGCCAGTGCCAGTTCCACCCCCTGCGGCTGACACAGGTCCAGAGCCAGAGTCGGCTCCATCACCACCCCGACTGCCAGCTGGCGAGGTGGCGCCAGCGCCTGCCGTGCAAATAGAGCCTGACGCCTTCCACGCCGTGGCGCCAGCTCCTGAGCTGCAGGTGGCTCCAGCACCACCACAGCTGGCCCCCGCAGAGATGGGGCCTGTGCCCTCCCTGGAGCACGACCATCCGACCTGGTCAGCCGGAGCAGCTGCTCAGGAGCCGCGGGCAGCTGCAGCAGCATCAGGAGCAGGAGCTGCAGAGCCGGGGGCAAGTCCAGCTCCACCTGCCTCGCCGCCGCTCCACAGATCGGCACTGCCCGCTCTCGAGGGAGagcctgctcctccagcagcagAAGCGCCGGCTTGCgagctggaggaggcctcggggccACCTGCACTGCCACCTGTGGAGGGAGCGCCAGTGCCCCCTACGGAGGCAGAGCCCGCCCCATCTGCAGGGGCAGCCCCATCCGCACCAGCAGTTGGCGAGGGGGAGGCGGTCCCACCGCCACCTCCAGTGCCGCCTGCACAGGTCGCTCCAGTGCCCACTCTGCAGCTCCAGCCGGTTCAGGCACCTTCAGGAGCAGCGGCTATCGAGGGGGAGGAAGGTCTGGCAGCAGCACCTGAGCCACGGCCAGAGCTCAGCTCAGCAGCAGGGCAGGCTGCCCCCCCACAGCCTTCCTGCCCCTGGCCCGGGCCCTGCGGGGACAGTCTGCGTGAGCAGAAGCCTGAGCTCCTGGCTTTCCCTCCCgagctggtggcagagcagctGTCGCTCATGGATGCG gagctgttcaagaaggtggtgcccCACCACTGCCTGGGCTCCATCTGGTCCAAGCGCCACCAGAAGGGCAAGGAGCACGTGGCACCCACCGTGCGCGCCGTCCTCAGCCAGTTCAACCGCGTGGCCAACTGCGTCATGGCCACCTGCCTCGGGGACCCCAGCATGAAGGCCGCAGACAAggccagggtggtggagcactggatcGAGGTGGCCAGG gagTGCCAAACCCTCCGCAACTTCTCTTCAGGCCACGCCATCCTCTCCACTCTCGAAAGGCACATGATTGGCTGTCAGAGGAAGACATGGGGGGAAGTTTCCAG ggacagCTTCCGCCTCTTTCAGACACTGTCTAGGATTGTCTCCGCTGAGATCAACGCCTCCCAGCGCAGCGAGCTGATCTCCCAGGTGAAGAGCAGGCGGGGggccagggctcaggaggggggctTGTGA